A genomic region of Aspergillus oryzae RIB40 DNA, chromosome 1 contains the following coding sequences:
- a CDS encoding GNAT family N-acetyltransferase (predicted protein) codes for MPLELHLAIPPDTPTLATLFFTTFSDAFNTKLFPRTPDVHTWWTRALTKDIGNPRKRLLKVIDTDADPARNEPTIVGFALWSLPAPVSNAPTTESKTGSEEIQTDELEDGLSPPWPESCDGALCERFFGSNYEWQVKVMGDKRYYWTHPAARRRGVATMLVNWGLERAREDGLEVYLSSTQEGRFVYERLGFEVRSTGEVDGQTIYLYK; via the exons atgcccCTAGAACTCCACCTCGCGATACCCCCAGACACACCAACCCTGGcaaccctcttcttcacaacCTTCTCCGACGCCTTCAACACGAAACTCTTCCCCCGCACACCGGACGTGCACACCTGGTGGACACGCGCCTTAACAAAAGATATCGGGAACCCGCGCAAACGCCTCCTAAAAGTAATCGACACAGACGCTGACCCGGCCAGAAACGAGCCTACGATTGTGGGATTCGCGCTTTGGTCACTCCCTGCCCCGGTGTCCAATGCCCCAACAACGGAGTCTAAGACCGGGTCCGAGGAGATACAGACAGACGAACTCGAGGATGGACTCAGTCCGCCTTGGCCGGAGAGCTGTGACGGGGCGTTATGCGAGAGGTTCTTTGGTAGTAATTATGAGTGGCAGGTCAAGGTTATGGGGGATAAGAGGTATTATT GGACGCATCCTGcggcgaggagaagaggcGTGGCGACGATGCTGGTTAATTGGGGATTGGAGAGGGCGAGGGAAGATGGATTGGAGGTGTATTTGTCTTCTACGCAAGAGGGGAGATTTGTTTATGAGAGATTGGGATTTGAGGTGAGGTCGACgggggaggtggatgg CCAAACAATATATTTGTACAAGTAG
- a CDS encoding CDC5/polo family serine/threonine-protein kinase (polo-like serine/threonine protein kinase) produces the protein MEALSPRSTNQVIKPKPMERKVLDRNAAAAAAAQKAASSKNHAPPPPSLVAEPEEDGERYSTGAFLGKGGFAICYEGTLLRNHRVFAMKVVRSEMAQKKMQEKRTPAGLKFRTELQIHSKMRHPHIVTFHRAFAFEKCIYVILELCPNGSVMDMVKKRRSLSLPEVRRFMIQLCGAVKYLHKRNVAHRDLKMGNLFLDQNMDIKVGDFGLAAMIISEKDEKRRKTLCGTPNYIAPEVLDKSKGGHTQKVDIWSLDSKAGLNDSSSFAMLTGYPPFQSKTQEEIYKKVRSLTYVWPKDSECSNHIPEEAKSLVSSCLNLAENERPDPDDIVEHPFFHMYEGCIPKRLDPACCLAKPIWLKPDEPRGDRMMFGNSLDYDEKLASYIEYVDDPNQRYPICKAAFYSLCGVGRKPDGSARKAAGKNASKSAFAECLVEEERGLQPVIPLPEDIVYRYPHAPEGDWSIPEATLVSRRDGALQDTTLLSSRSTLSLRSNSVSLTRTQAALAAAQQRRQASQSHAATLRQQASIGRGSLRKITALCDPPALTKPALPEVRELALDVGPVPSGGLAERPIRARRGVSGSLRDSERNTASVESKTGHEAGVLTVGKTRSQSRRLEAANQESAGLPNAKERSAPTAPEKLPIISRQSSLRAPTKTEPRDAPNHKDSGKLTAKDELDAQSRRLAAEAQSQQSSRSGSKASPPAGSKPRSSIGLHPLFHKDDSCELLPRSSVIDVNADLRHMLANLVPYSSARRRTASRRAPHTYVIKWVDYTNRYGIGYVLDDGSVGCVFKSGNGQPASGVVMRDGEKHIRRKARHQERKENGAYAYSEAGQLIPRNGRLVEFYENCDNELPENRGSIRRAFVSPSVFERESSSSSSSGLVYKARLNASVECARADAEKIKRVKLAHQFGEYMIGSLGRNEAYLEDQLPPDHHGQFVKFYQRFGNVGVWGFGDGAFQFNFPDHTKVVISPGRTRSSSPWIDFYHLSPSAARYLSSKGKMHPSGFDSRSMASDEAGTFLSIAYGTGTTPKDERLRDILEANAFLPKITFMKAVLKGWIKLGRLGERPLDQQSASDGLFWEGAQERPQSGGSGSRFVWVTVGAPGGDTEYRSVSLKKAENEPDGEMDALRERLRRLGVPS, from the exons atggaggcATTATCACCGCGATCAACAAACCAAGTCATCAAGCCCAAGCCCATGGAGCGCAAAGTCTTAGATCGCaatgctgcagctgcagctgcagctcaaAAGGCTGCATCCTCAAAGAACCATGCGCCACCGCCACCGTCATTGGTTgcagaacctgaagaagatggggagcGATATTCGACAGGGGCATTTCTAGGTAAAGGAGGATTTGCTATCTGCTACGAGGGCACATTATTACGGAATCACCGCGTCTTTGCTATGAAGGTCGTCAGGTCAGAGATGGCACAGAAAAAAATGCAAGAAAAG CGCACTCCTGCTGGACTGAAG TTTCGCACCGAGCTTCAAATCCATTCGAAAATGCGACACCCTCATATTGTCACCTTCCACcgagcttttgcttttgagaAATGTATATACGTGATCCTAGAGTTGTGTCCTAATGGATCGGTCATGGATATGGTTAAGAAGAGGAGGTCCCTCAGTTTACCGGAGGTGCGGCGGTTCATGATACAACTGTGCGGTGCGGTGAAATATTTGCATAAGCGGAATGTTGCACATCGCGACCTGAAGATGGgcaatctttttcttgaccAGAATATGGATATTAAAGTGGGAGACTTTGGCCTCGCAGCTATGATAATATCtgaaaaggatgagaaaagaagaaaaacctTATGTGGAACGCCAAATTATATAGCCCCCGAAGTTCTTGATAAAAGTAAAGGAGGTCACACACAGAAGGTTGACATCTGGTCATTGG ATTCCAAAGCCGGGCTAAACGATTCTTCTAGCTTTGCAATGCTTACTGGATACCCGCCATTTCAGTCGAAGACCCAAGAAGAGATCTATAAGAAAGTCAGAAGTCTCACATACGTTTGGCCGAAGGACTCAGAATGTTCCAAccatattccagaggaagcCAAGTCGCTTGTTAGCTCTTGTCTTAACCTTGCAGAAAATGAACGCCCAGATCCCGATGACATTGTCGAGCACCCTTTTTTCCATATGTACGAGGGTTGCATACCCAAAAGACTGGATCCGGCATGCTGCCTTGCCAAGCCAATATGGTTGAAGCCGGACGAACCTCGGGGAGATCGCATGATGTTTGGGAATAGCTTAGATTACGATGAGAAGCTTGCGAGTTACATAGAATATGTTGACGATCCGAACCAGCGGTACCCCATATGCAAGGCAGCCTTCTACAGTCTCTGTGGTGTGGGTCGAAAACCAGATGGCTCTGCCCGCAAGGCTGCTGGGAAAAACGCTTCCAAATCTGCGTTTGCTGAATGTCTAGTGGAAGAGGAGCGCGGCCTCCAGCCTGTGATTCCGCTGCCCGAAGACATTGTTTACAGATATCCTCATGCACCGGAAGGAGATTGGAGCATCCCTGAAGCGACTTTAGTAAGTCGTAGGGATGGCGCTCTACAAGACACTACGCTCCTCTCGTCTAGGAGCACTTTGTCCTTGCGAAGCAACTCGGTGTCGCTCACACGGACACAAGCGGCACTTGCTGCAGCCCAGCAGCGGCGCCAAGCGTCGCAGAGCCATGCTGCAACCCTTCGACAGCAGGCATCCATCGGTCGAGGCTCACTTCGAAAGATCACTGCTCTTTGCGATCCACCAGCCTTAACAAAACCAGCTCTTCCTGAGGTGAGAGAGCTAGCCCTGGATGTTGGTCCTGTGCCTAGTGGTGGACTTGCCGAGAGGCCTATCCGCGCGCGACGTGGCGTGTCGGGGTCACTGCGTGACTCGGAGCGGAATACCGCATCGGTGGAGTCTAAAACTGGCCACGAAGCTGGTGTTTTGACTGTCGGCAAGACACGCTCGCAGTCCCGGCGTTTGGAAGCAGCGAACCAAGAATCAGCTGGCCTGCCTAATGCCAAAGAACGGTCGGCGCCTACAGCTCCCGAGAAGTTGCCGATCATTTCACGCCAGAGCTCTTTACGAGCGCCAACCAAGACCGAACCCAGAGACGCCCCGAACCACAAAGACAGCGGCAAATTGACCGCAAAGGATGAATTGGATGCTCAAAGCCGTCGCTTAGCAGCTGAAGCTCAGTCTCAACAATCGAGCCGATCCGGTAGCAAGGCATCTCCACCGGCTGGAAGTAAACCACGGTCCTCAATAGGGCTGCACCCTCTTTTCCATAAGGATGACTCGTGCGAACTCCTGCCCCGGTCCTCCGTCATTGATGTCAACGCCGACCTGCGGCACATGCTGGCCAACTTAGTTCCTTATTCATCTGCTCGGCGACGGACAGCTTCGAGGCGTGCGCCCCATACGTATGTCATTAAATGGGTGGACTATACCAACCGGTACGGAATTGGGTATGTTTTGGACGATGGAAGTGTCGGGTGTGTATTCAAGTCTGGTAATGGACAGCCAGCGAGTGGGGTTGTCATGCGCGATGGGGAAAAGCACATCCGACGCAAAGCCAGGCATCAGgagcgaaaagaaaatggggcATATGCCTACTCTGAAGCGGGACAACTTATCCCTCGCAATGGAAGGCTGGTCGAGTTCTACGAGAACTGTGACAATGAGTTGCCCGAGAATCGTGGTAGTATTCGTCGCGCCTTTGTCTCCCCTTCCGTGTTTGAACGGGAGAGTTCGTCTAGTTCCTCGTCCGGCCTTGTATACAAGGCCCGGTTGAATGCCAGTGTTGAATGCGCGCGGGCCGACGCCGAAAAGATCAAACGTGTCAAATTGGCACACCAATTTGGTGAATATATGATTGGATCTCTGGGAAGGAATGAAGCGTATCTCGAGGACCAGTTGCCACCGGACCATCATGGCCAATTTGTCAAATTCTACCAACGGTTTGGCAATGTAGGCGTCTGGGGGTTCGGTGATGGTGCCTTCCAG TTTAATTTCCCGGATCACACCAAAGTTGTCATCTCGCCCGGTCGCACCAGAAGCTCGTCACCATGGATTGACTTCTACCATCTCTCCCCGTCTGCTGCTCGTTACTTGAGTTCCAAGGGAAAAATGCACCCGTCTGGTTTCGATAGCCGATCCATGGCATCCGACGAGGCGGGTACATTCCTTAGTATCGCGTACGGCACTGGCACTACTCCCAAGGATGAGCGTCTTCGCGACATCCTGGAGGCGAATGCGTTTTTACCGAAGATTACTTTCATGAAGGCTGTCCTCAAAGGTTGGATTAAGCTTGGCCGCCTCGGTGAACGACCCTTAGACCAGCAATCTGCATCTGATGGGTTGTTCTGGGAGGGTGCCCAGGAAAGACCGCAATCGGGCGGAAGTGGCAGCAGATTTGTCTGGGTGACGGTAGGAGCACCTGGAGGGGACACCGAATATCGATCCGTTTCCCtaaagaaggccgagaacgAACCGGACGGCGAGATGGATGCGTTAAGAGAGCGACTGCGGAGGTTGGGGGTTCCATCGTAG
- a CDS encoding uncharacterized protein (predicted protein) codes for MTSEQYPHRDGLARRLLAAFIGNPDPVLPTAAHSVPTMNNHSETMGLPPEVRAKRLTIARTEANALIPPSDKLLVFRALTGIDSVPTLNTLHHYNRTVPNVGIYARVVEAEQTTAKRYRFYSILINTCLDVQIVVAASLTALGAASGPHSAVTAFGAINTIMAGILTYLKGSGLPDRLKHYQNEWRNIREYIEQREREFCLDGCELDVQEEIQYIEHLYEGVKREIEGMNGGGGESRAPMQHGQSNRRSFLPSQSRSQDASGPSPVTIPERSYEKI; via the coding sequence ATGACGAGCGAACAATACCCACATCGCGATGGCCTCGCAAGACGGCTGTTGGCTGCCTTCATTGGCAATCCGGACCCTGTTCTCCCCACAGCAGCTCATAGTGTACCCACGATGAATAACCACAGCGAAACAATGGGGCTGCCACCAGAAGTTCGAGCAAAGCGCCTCACAATTGCGAGAACGGAAGCAAACGCGCTGATTCCACCCAGCGACAAGCTTCTCGTCTTCCGTGCCCTCACAGGCATCGACAGCGTCCCGACATTGAATACACTCCACCACTATAACCGTACCGTGCCCAACGTCGGCATCTACGCACGAGTGGTCGAAGCAGAGCAAACCACCGCCAAGCGATACCGTTTCTACAGTATTCTCATCAACACCTGCCTGGATGTGCAGATTGTCGTTGCCGCATCGCTCACAGCCCTCGGTGCCGCTTCAGGTCCACATTCCGCCGTGACTGCGTTCGGCGCCATCAACACCATTATGGCCGGAATCCTGACCTACCTGAAGGGATCCGGGTTGCCCGATCGACTGAAGCACTACCAGAATGAATGGCGCAATATCCGTGAATACATTGAACAACGAGAACGTGAATTTTGCTTGGATGGCTGCGAACTTGACGTACAAGAGGAGATTCAGTATATTGAGCACCTGTACGAAGGTGTAAAACGGGAGATCGAAGGAATgaacggcggcggcggcgagaGTCGCGCGCCGATGCAACATGGCCAGTCCAATCGAAGATCATTCTTGCCTTCGCAATCGCGGAGCCAGGATGCTTCAGGTCCAAGTCCTGTGACGATTCCGGAACGGTCTTACGAAAAGATATGA
- a CDS encoding D-isomer specific 2-hydroxyacid dehydrogenase family protein (phosphoglycerate dehydrogenase and related dehydrogenases): protein MGDAALAPKEHLLITFMRDLAPDQLEEIKAKFPGLEVSSVTLKRGEDIPSELAKKASYIVTFTNLPKPEDAGNIKFIHFLSAGLDHAIQHPIFKETAIPLTSSSGVHAPPIAEWTVMNWLVHTRKYAYMYEGQKNHEWRDSNSGYFQGVHDQVGKRVGILGYGSIGRQTSPRPTPSSRHDNGFIVPNTGDKEGTIPISWHHGTDKASIREFLALGLDHLVISLPLTPQTTHLLGAEEFALLAASQGSKGAKPYLTNISRGKVLDQEALIGALKSGDLSGAALDVTDPEPLPAGHPLWDAPNVQISPHVSSLGVEYFPRSLDIVKENVGRVKRGEELLNVYKRGKGY from the exons atGGGCGACGCAGCATTAGCACCCAAAGAACATCTACTGATAACCTTCATGCGGGACTTAGCCCCGGATCAACtggaggagatcaaggctAAGTTCCCGGGGCTGGAGGTGTCGAGTGTGACGttgaagaggggggaggatATTCCTAGTG AACTAGCCAAGAAGGCATCTTACATTGTTACATTTACTAATCTCCCAAAACCCGAGGATGCTGGgaa TATTAAATTTATCCACTTCCTCTCCGCCGGCTTGGACCATGCTATCCAGCACCCCATCTTCAAGGAAACTGCTATCCCGTTGACAAGCAGCTCGGGGGTTCATGCGCCCCCGATCGCCGAGTGGACGGTCATGAACTGGCTCGTTCACACACGCAAGTATGCATACATGTACGAAGGGCAGAAGAACCATGAATGGCGCGATAGCAATAGCGGGTATTTTCAGGGTGTGCACGATCAAGTAGGGAAACGGGTTGGGATATTGGGGTATGGGAGTATTGGACGGCAGA CCTCACCACGCCCAACCCCATCCTCACGCCACGACAACGGCTTCATCGTCCCCAACACAGGCGACAAAGAAGGCACAATCCCCATTTCCTGGCACCACGGAACCGACAAAGCATCCATCCGCGAATTCCTCGCTCTCGGTCTCGACCATCTCGTCATCTCGCTTCCGCTGACACCGCAAACGACGCATCTTCTCGGGGCAGAGGAATTCGCGCTCTTGGCGGCTAGTCAGGGATCGAAAGGGGCGAAGCCGTATTTGACGAATATATCGCGTGGGAAGGTTCTTGATCAGGAGGCGTTAATTGGGGCGTTGAAATCGGGTGATTTGAGTGGTGCGGCGTTGGATGTTACGGATCCTGAGCCGCTGCCTGCTGGGCATCCGTTGTGGGATGCTCCGAATGTGCAGATTAGTCCTCATGTGAGTTCTTTGGGGGTGGAGTATTTTCC